DNA sequence from the Caldilineales bacterium genome:
TCACCGGCATGGCGCCGGCCCCACCAAGGAGGTCTCAACCTATGATTGCTTCGAAGCGTCTTCTCTGGGTCGTTCCGCTGCTTTTGGTTGTCGCCATGGTCTTGGCGGCATGTGGATCGTCCCCCACTCAAGTCGCACAGCAGGAGGGCGGGTTCTTGCTGGCTTTGCCGCGCATCACCGTCGATGTCGATGCCGAAGGGAATCCTTCGATCGCCGGGCTATCGCCGGCTCAGATCAAAGCCATGACCTTCGGCCAGGTCGATTTGACGGGGATGAAATTCCCGAAGGAATACGTCGATTGGTTCACGACCACCGATCTGCAGAACGTCGAGCTGGTGCACAAAGATGACGGCATGTTCATCTTCGTGAACGGCATGGCCATGCCCCACGTCGGCTGGACGGGTGATTCGTTGGCGCGGGTGAGCGAAGTGGCCGGTTCGTTGGGACTGCTGAACGACCAGACCAGCCGTCTGCTCAAGATCCTGATCCCGTTCGCCGAACGCCTGGGCCTCGATGTCGCCATCCGCTTCCCGGTTCAGGAAGGCGCCGAGGCGCTGCCTTTGCGCGACCTCAATGCCCCCATCGCCGCGGCTGCGGCAGAAGAGGAGGAGCCGATGGCGCAAGTGTACGCCGACGTCAGCTATGACGACAATGGCGTGCCCTCGCTTCTGGCCGTCTCGACCCGCGACCTGGAAGAGGCCTTTGGCATGAGTATGCGCCAGGTCGAATTGGCGCCCTCGGTCTTGGACACGCTCAAGGCGTCCAACGTTCAGCACATTACGATCATGTCGCAGCCTGATGGCCTGCACATCTTCGTCAACGGCGATGCCCTTCCCAGCTTTGTATGGGGCGAGGATTACCTGAAGAACGCCGCCGACCTGTACGGCCAGTTGTACAACCCCGAGATCTACGGCAGCCAATACCAAACCCTGAAGGATGCAGTGTCCGTCATCCTGCCCATGCTGAACAATCTTGATGCCCGGGTTGTGCTGAAGTTCCCGGTGGCGGCAGGCGCCGAAGAAATCCCCGTTCCCACTCCCTGACGTCCTCCGGAGGTAATCGATTGTGAACGCACCCCAACGCTATGCGGGCCTGCGCACCATCGCCGTCATCCTCCAGGTGCTGGCATGGGTCGTCCTGGTCTTGGGCGTCGTCGGCTTCCTGTGGCTGCTGGTCAGCGGGCCGAGCTGGCCCGGTCTGAGGGTTGGCAACCGCAACCTGACGGGGCTTCTGTTCCTGCCCTTCGTCCTCGCAGCCTTTTTCCAGTGGTATATCCTCGGCAGCGTGCTTAAGCTGCTGACCGACCTGGAGCAAAACACACGGCTGAACAGCATGGGCCTGGAACGGCTGATCGCCATGTCGCAGGAGGCCAACAAGCCTGCGGCTGCGCCCCAACCTGTCACCCGGATCACGCCGCCACCCCTGCCGCCCGAAGCCATCGCTCCCCCGATCCGCGGCCAAACCGAGGTCTAGACGCCGCCCGCTGAGACAGGCAACGGAATTTCGACCTCAACCCGACCCTCCGCTCCACCTAAAACGCCCCGCGTCATGCCGGGGCGTTTTTTTTGTGCACTCCCTACGGCGCCAAACCATCGGGGACGAGGACTTGCGTCCACGGCAAGGGATCGACGGCGACGCCGCCCACACGCATCTCCCAGTGCAGATGGGCGGCAGTGGAAAGCCCGGTGGTGCCCACCAGGCCGAGGATGTCGCCTGGCGCCACCTCCTGCCCCGGCTGCACATCGATGCGCGACATGTGCCAGAAGTTCGAGGTCACGCCCAGGCCATGGTCGATGATGACCGCCCCCCCGCGCACTTCCAGGTTCTCGGCCAGGATCACCCTACCGTGGGCCGGCGCCCGGATGGGCGTGCCTTCGGGCGCGCCCCAATCGGTCCCGCCGTGGAAGGAGTTGACGGGGCCGCCGTTGTAGCTGCGCTTCGTGCCGTAGGGCGAGGTCTGGTTGAAACCATCGGCGATGGGAAAGACGAATTTGCCACGCCAGAGCCGTCTTGCGCTGGCTGCCTGCCACAGCGCCAGCAGCCGCTCCAATTCGGGCCGGGTTTTGTCGGGGGCCAGGAGGCCGCCTTTGGCCGGCGGGAGCACGATGTGCTGGGTTTCGTAGGCGCCGGAGAGAACGGACACAGATTGAGTCGATTGGGCGTCGCCGGCGCGCACGACCAGCATCCGCCCGCCCGGCGGTGTGATGGCGTCGGTGGGCAGCAAGGCCCAGAAGCGGTAGCCGCGCGGGGTGCGACGGTCGAAGGCCCAGACCAGGGCCTGGTCGCCGAAGGCGCCTGCCGGCGGCGTATCGACGGCGATCGTTGCCAAGACGACGCCGACCTGGCCCTGGAGGATGGCCGGCGAAGCGGTGATGTCAAGCAGGGGCGCCGGCAGGGTAGGCAGTGGACGGATGGGGAGGAGGATGTCGGTCTGCTCGGCCAGTTCGGCCAGGCGGCTGACGCCATTGGCAGCAAGAAGCTCCGCCATCGACAGCTTGTGGGCGCGGGCCAGGCCCGAAAGCGTCTGGCCGGGGCGGAGATGATGCATCTGCGTGCCTGCCGGCAGAGCGTCGGGCGCAGGAGCCAGGGCGGGAGCAGCAGCGGGGCCAG
Encoded proteins:
- a CDS encoding peptidoglycan DD-metalloendopeptidase family protein, which encodes MKRLSSSLLLLTCLLFGGVRPLFAQGAAPPAPAATVYIVVAGDTLATIGQRFGVSATSLAAANGLTNPNLIYAGQRLIIPGPAAAPALAPAPDALPAGTQMHHLRPGQTLSGLARAHKLSMAELLAANGVSRLAELAEQTDILLPIRPLPTLPAPLLDITASPAILQGQVGVVLATIAVDTPPAGAFGDQALVWAFDRRTPRGYRFWALLPTDAITPPGGRMLVVRAGDAQSTQSVSVLSGAYETQHIVLPPAKGGLLAPDKTRPELERLLALWQAASARRLWRGKFVFPIADGFNQTSPYGTKRSYNGGPVNSFHGGTDWGAPEGTPIRAPAHGRVILAENLEVRGGAVIIDHGLGVTSNFWHMSRIDVQPGQEVAPGDILGLVGTTGLSTAAHLHWEMRVGGVAVDPLPWTQVLVPDGLAP